Proteins from a single region of Theobroma cacao cultivar B97-61/B2 chromosome 10, Criollo_cocoa_genome_V2, whole genome shotgun sequence:
- the LOC108663637 gene encoding replication factor C subunit 2-like, whose translation MALLCGAARLFGSTISSKALLSVSGITPQEVVEAFYAACKSGNFDLANKDVNNGIAEGFPVSQMLSQLFDVVVEADDIPDEQKAKICKSLAEADKRLGDGADEYLQLLDVASNTMRALCNMRQEFCFES comes from the exons ATGGCCCTGCTATGT GGAGCTGCTCGCTTATTTGGATCAACAATTTCTTCAAAGGCCCTACTTAGTGTATCTGGGATTACCCCTCAAGAAGTTGTTGAGGCATTTTATGCTGCATGCAAAAGCGGCAACTTTGATTTGGCAAACAAGGACGTCAATAATGGAATTGCAGAAGGGTTTCCGGTTTCTCAGATGCTTTCTCAGTTATTTGATGTGGTTGTTGAGGCAGATGATATACCAGATGAACAAAAAGCTAAAATTTGCAAGAGTTTGGCTGAGGCAGATAAGCGTCTAGGGGATGGTGCAGATGAGTACTTGCAGCTGCTGGATGTGGCCAGCAACACAATGCGAGCTTTGTGTAACATGCGACAAGAATT